The following are encoded in a window of Arthrobacter sp. OAP107 genomic DNA:
- a CDS encoding MFS transporter: MTSTIATRAPAGTAPSGRRVGSIGLWLVMLAQLMLVLDATVVNVALPHIATDLHFTRAQLSWVLNGYAVAFGGLLLLGGRIGDVFGRRRTFLVGVAVFTVFSLLGGLATSPLLLVIARALQGLGAAFAAPSVLALITTSARDDGARNRALALFSAVASMGGALGLILGGLLTDTANWRWTLFINVPIGVVVLIAVPRLVAETPRRPGRFDILGAVTATGGAVAIVWALIQAGDDGWSSPRTIGGFVVGAALITVLAFTERRVAHPLLHPQLLRSPSRVAALAAMAATYGGMLAMFFLMVQYLENDLHLTPLLTGLVFLPMPLSIFAMSRIVPRLVERFGAVRLVILGAALRVVAFLPLTQLSANTPFAIVMVALLLTGISAGMTFMPLTTLALRNVEPEHAGSASGLFQTMQQLGGAVGLAIVASTYAAFATPGDFLTGGRAGFWSATILSALALAAVVGLVIRPRKAG; this comes from the coding sequence ATGACATCCACAATTGCCACACGGGCGCCCGCCGGGACCGCGCCATCCGGCCGCCGCGTAGGCAGCATTGGCCTCTGGCTGGTCATGCTTGCCCAACTCATGCTTGTCCTCGACGCAACCGTCGTCAACGTCGCGCTCCCCCACATTGCCACCGACCTCCATTTCACCCGCGCCCAGCTCAGCTGGGTTTTGAACGGCTACGCCGTAGCCTTCGGCGGCCTCCTGCTGCTCGGCGGACGGATCGGAGACGTCTTCGGCCGTCGCCGCACGTTCCTGGTGGGCGTCGCAGTCTTCACGGTCTTCTCGCTGCTCGGCGGCCTGGCCACCTCACCCCTTCTCCTCGTCATCGCACGCGCACTCCAAGGCCTCGGTGCCGCGTTCGCCGCCCCGAGCGTGCTCGCGCTCATCACTACGAGCGCACGGGACGACGGCGCACGGAACCGTGCGCTTGCACTGTTCTCCGCTGTCGCCTCGATGGGCGGCGCGCTCGGGCTCATTCTTGGCGGCCTGCTCACCGACACGGCCAACTGGCGGTGGACCCTCTTCATCAACGTGCCGATCGGCGTCGTGGTCCTCATTGCCGTGCCGCGCCTCGTCGCCGAAACTCCTCGCAGACCCGGGCGCTTCGACATTCTGGGAGCAGTGACCGCAACGGGCGGCGCCGTCGCCATTGTGTGGGCTCTCATCCAGGCGGGCGACGACGGCTGGTCCAGTCCCCGCACGATCGGCGGGTTCGTGGTCGGCGCAGCGCTGATCACCGTGCTCGCCTTCACCGAGCGGAGAGTGGCCCACCCTCTGCTCCACCCGCAGTTGCTCCGCAGCCCGAGCCGGGTGGCGGCGCTGGCGGCGATGGCGGCCACCTATGGCGGGATGCTGGCGATGTTCTTCCTCATGGTCCAGTACCTCGAAAACGATCTGCACCTCACGCCACTGTTGACGGGGCTGGTGTTCCTGCCGATGCCCCTGAGCATCTTCGCGATGTCGCGGATCGTCCCGCGCCTGGTCGAGCGCTTCGGGGCCGTCCGCCTCGTCATCCTTGGCGCCGCCCTTCGCGTCGTCGCCTTCCTGCCGCTGACGCAGCTGAGTGCCAACACGCCCTTCGCGATCGTGATGGTTGCCCTGCTGCTTACGGGAATCTCAGCCGGCATGACGTTCATGCCGCTCACGACGCTCGCGCTTCGCAACGTCGAACCCGAGCACGCAGGGTCCGCCTCAGGGCTTTTCCAGACAATGCAGCAACTTGGCGGGGCCGTTGGACTCGCCATCGTGGCTTCGACCTACGCGGCCTTCGCCACCCCTGGCGACTTCCTGACCGGCGGGCGGGCCGGGTTCTGGTCGGCGACCATCCTCTCCGCCCTCGCGCTGGCAGCCGTCGTCGGGCTGGTCATCAGGCCTCGGAAGGCGGGATGA
- a CDS encoding Ltp family lipoprotein: MRGAAYGYPHKGQAQQGNKSFLVTWLLSLLLGVLGVDRFYLGKVGTGLLKLVTFGGLGIWALIDLILILVNKTRDKQGLPLEGYDRHKKVALIVTGAFILLGIILNATRSEAAPTSAPAVSTANDSSVAPPSAAPVETATQDPVVAKAEADAKAKADAEAKAAADAAAKEAKAKADAEAKAKADAAAKEAKAGKADAEAKAKADAAAKEAKAKADAEAKAKADAAAAAKAAAEAGTLSQQNALRAAEDYLDYTAFSRPGLIKQLVFEKYSTPDATWAVDRVTVNWNEQAAKAAKDYLEYTSFSRSGLIDQLLFEGYTPAQAEYGVSKTGL, translated from the coding sequence ATGCGGGGAGCCGCGTACGGGTACCCGCACAAAGGACAGGCCCAGCAGGGCAATAAGTCTTTCCTCGTCACGTGGTTACTCTCCCTCCTCCTCGGCGTTTTAGGCGTGGATCGGTTCTATCTGGGCAAAGTCGGAACCGGCCTCCTCAAGCTGGTTACTTTCGGTGGCCTGGGTATATGGGCCCTGATTGACCTCATCCTCATACTTGTGAACAAGACCCGCGACAAGCAGGGGCTTCCGCTGGAGGGTTACGACAGGCATAAGAAAGTTGCCTTGATCGTCACGGGCGCTTTCATCCTGCTCGGCATCATCCTGAACGCGACCCGCAGCGAAGCTGCACCAACGTCCGCGCCGGCCGTTTCCACTGCCAATGACTCCTCGGTTGCTCCCCCTTCTGCTGCTCCGGTAGAGACCGCAACGCAGGATCCGGTAGTCGCCAAGGCTGAGGCTGACGCAAAGGCTAAGGCTGATGCGGAAGCTAAGGCCGCGGCTGATGCTGCTGCCAAGGAGGCGAAGGCTAAGGCTGACGCGGAGGCTAAGGCTAAAGCGGACGCTGCTGCCAAAGAGGCCAAGGCCGGCAAGGCGGACGCGGAGGCTAAGGCTAAAGCGGACGCTGCTGCCAAGGAGGCGAAGGCTAAGGCTGACGCAGAGGCTAAGGCCAAGGCGGACGCTGCCGCTGCTGCAAAGGCCGCAGCTGAAGCTGGGACGCTCAGTCAGCAGAACGCTCTGAGGGCGGCTGAAGATTACCTCGATTACACAGCTTTCTCGCGGCCGGGTCTGATCAAGCAGTTGGTCTTCGAAAAGTATTCGACGCCGGATGCGACGTGGGCTGTGGACCGGGTGACCGTCAACTGGAACGAGCAGGCAGCCAAAGCCGCCAAAGATTACTTGGAATACACGTCCTTTTCCCGCTCCGGGCTGATCGATCAACTGCTCTTTGAGGGATACACACCGGCGCAGGCCGAGTACGGTGTGAGCAAGACCGGTCTCTAG
- a CDS encoding amidohydrolase has translation MNNTADLLLINGLIDTLDDEHPRVTALAVKAGKVLALGSSAEDAAGPGTDIIDLKGAYVMPGLLDVHNHHMLAGQMDLFELNEVPNKSLDDLLTAVANYAKSLGPDEWLIGGSWGSGLLAELNSVETLARFDAATGGRPAILKDDSKHNRWVNTKGLALAGIDECTPDPEGGQIMRDASGRATGVLIEAGGVLVEQTVARLQPRSRQDLARAAARGIEILHSYGITGFQDAASSLQLLQALKELDDSGGLSAWVVTSMQANDFIFGTTPLGEGIIAHREDTRSEHHRPDFIKIFLDGVPPAGTAAFIEPYLSDVGFPECHCGGTTMPAAELERWLMGTAERGISAKIHCTGDASVRLVLDTVAKVRSAGYTKPRYHIAHGQFVQEQDIPRFAELDVTADISPSLWFPGVISEAIATVLPAERASKMQPNRALMDAGARVAGGSDWPVSVSPNAWEGIYGLVTRQDPTGQFPGTLWPEQAISLPEAIRVYTTNSAEAMGIDDVTGSLAPGKSADFIVLTDNPHGIDIEQIPHIKTRQTWFAGRKVFDAESTEPAATPAEGRATQRA, from the coding sequence ATGAACAACACAGCTGACCTTCTTCTGATCAACGGTCTCATCGACACCCTGGACGATGAACACCCTCGAGTCACGGCACTCGCCGTCAAGGCCGGGAAGGTCCTCGCACTCGGTTCGTCTGCCGAGGATGCAGCCGGACCGGGCACGGACATCATCGACCTCAAGGGCGCCTATGTAATGCCCGGACTGCTGGACGTCCACAACCACCACATGCTTGCGGGGCAAATGGATTTGTTCGAGCTCAACGAGGTGCCCAACAAATCGCTTGATGATCTCCTCACCGCCGTTGCGAATTACGCAAAAAGTCTTGGCCCGGACGAGTGGCTGATCGGCGGAAGCTGGGGTTCCGGTCTCCTTGCCGAACTCAACTCCGTGGAAACGCTGGCTCGCTTTGATGCCGCGACCGGCGGACGGCCCGCCATCCTGAAAGACGACAGCAAGCACAACAGGTGGGTGAATACCAAAGGACTGGCACTGGCAGGAATCGACGAGTGCACGCCGGATCCCGAGGGCGGCCAGATTATGCGGGACGCTTCGGGGCGTGCCACTGGTGTCCTCATCGAGGCCGGAGGCGTCCTGGTCGAACAGACGGTGGCGCGGCTGCAGCCCCGGTCCAGGCAGGACCTGGCCCGGGCCGCAGCACGCGGTATCGAAATTCTGCATTCCTACGGGATCACGGGGTTCCAGGACGCGGCCTCGTCACTCCAGCTGCTGCAGGCATTGAAAGAGCTCGACGACTCCGGTGGACTCTCTGCATGGGTGGTGACCTCCATGCAGGCGAATGACTTTATTTTCGGCACCACTCCACTCGGAGAGGGCATCATCGCCCACCGCGAGGACACACGGTCCGAACACCACCGGCCCGACTTCATCAAGATCTTCCTTGACGGGGTTCCCCCGGCTGGTACGGCGGCGTTCATTGAACCGTATCTGTCCGACGTCGGCTTTCCGGAGTGCCACTGCGGAGGCACCACCATGCCTGCAGCGGAACTTGAGCGCTGGCTTATGGGCACAGCCGAAAGAGGTATTTCCGCAAAGATCCACTGCACGGGGGATGCGTCGGTCCGCCTGGTGCTGGACACTGTCGCCAAAGTCCGTTCAGCCGGATACACAAAACCGAGGTACCACATCGCCCACGGCCAGTTTGTCCAGGAACAGGACATCCCCCGGTTTGCCGAGCTCGATGTCACCGCGGACATCTCCCCCTCGTTGTGGTTCCCGGGCGTCATCTCCGAGGCCATCGCTACGGTACTCCCCGCGGAAAGGGCGTCGAAGATGCAGCCCAACCGTGCCCTTATGGACGCCGGCGCCCGGGTCGCCGGCGGCTCGGACTGGCCGGTCAGCGTGTCGCCCAACGCCTGGGAAGGGATTTACGGCCTGGTCACCCGGCAGGACCCAACGGGACAATTCCCGGGCACGCTCTGGCCCGAACAGGCCATTTCACTTCCGGAAGCCATCAGGGTCTACACCACGAACTCCGCGGAGGCGATGGGCATTGATGATGTCACCGGCTCCCTGGCCCCGGGAAAGTCAGCAGACTTCATCGTCCTGACTGACAATCCGCACGGGATCGACATCGAACAGATTCCGCACATCAAAACCCGGCAGACCTGGTTCGCAGGCCGCAAGGTCTTCGATGCCGAGTCGACGGAACCCGCTGCCACCCCGGCCGAAGGACGCGCAACACAGCGAGCCTGA
- a CDS encoding MFS transporter, with the protein MTATAQAAPAAVSSDKGTYTYIAVFSAVLYTVLLIAPVIAGKLIEQFGLSPVQVGTLFSLELGAFSLATVPAYLWLRRMNLRTASYIFTSVVIAGNVVSGFVDDFGLLMIARVVTSLAAGSITVIILTLSGKTANPSRAFGIFVVFQLAMGALILAVFPSLFAGAGVSAIYWTLAGLAVLCLFVVNRIDGEVLRTAVPVAAEAAQRVPVLKAAAGMAAVLLFYIALSGIWSFIAQIAAGSGIDLSASSLVLSLATVAGILSALVATALGETPHRKLYLAVGYAGMAASIALLFGSPALIQFAVAAVIFKFAWTFILPYLLSTLSSLSSGAHLMNTTNLMIGTGFSIGPIVSGALIQSGGGSFTGMLVFALAGVLASCALVLIAQRRTTTEPGLTGVAGFWIAPAA; encoded by the coding sequence ATGACCGCCACCGCACAAGCTGCTCCGGCAGCCGTCTCCTCGGACAAGGGGACGTACACCTATATCGCTGTTTTCAGTGCCGTCCTATACACCGTCCTGCTGATTGCCCCTGTCATCGCAGGCAAACTGATCGAGCAGTTCGGGCTGTCCCCGGTCCAGGTAGGGACGCTCTTCTCGTTGGAGCTTGGAGCCTTCAGTCTTGCCACGGTGCCGGCGTACTTGTGGCTCCGCCGGATGAACCTGAGGACGGCCAGCTACATCTTCACCTCCGTCGTCATTGCAGGCAACGTCGTCTCGGGATTTGTGGACGACTTTGGCCTGTTGATGATCGCCAGGGTGGTGACCAGCCTTGCGGCCGGCTCCATCACGGTGATCATCCTGACCCTTAGCGGTAAAACTGCCAACCCCAGCCGAGCCTTCGGAATATTCGTCGTTTTCCAACTGGCCATGGGAGCACTCATTCTGGCGGTCTTCCCGTCATTGTTCGCGGGAGCGGGAGTGTCAGCGATTTACTGGACACTTGCCGGGCTCGCGGTACTGTGCCTTTTCGTAGTCAACCGCATCGACGGCGAAGTGCTGCGGACCGCTGTCCCCGTTGCTGCCGAGGCAGCACAGCGGGTCCCCGTTCTCAAGGCAGCCGCGGGGATGGCCGCGGTGCTGCTCTTCTACATTGCGCTCAGCGGTATCTGGTCATTCATAGCCCAGATCGCGGCCGGCTCCGGAATCGACCTGTCCGCCAGCAGCCTTGTGCTTTCCCTGGCCACTGTCGCCGGGATACTGTCGGCCCTCGTTGCAACCGCCCTTGGTGAGACGCCGCATCGAAAGCTGTACCTGGCGGTAGGTTACGCAGGAATGGCGGCCAGCATCGCGTTGCTCTTCGGCTCACCGGCCCTGATCCAGTTTGCCGTCGCCGCGGTGATCTTCAAGTTCGCCTGGACCTTCATCCTGCCGTACCTGCTGTCCACGTTGTCCTCTCTTTCCAGCGGCGCCCACCTGATGAACACAACAAACCTGATGATCGGCACGGGCTTCTCCATCGGTCCGATTGTCAGCGGAGCATTGATCCAGTCAGGCGGGGGCTCATTCACGGGCATGCTCGTTTTCGCCCTCGCCGGAGTGCTGGCGTCGTGCGCGCTCGTCCTCATCGCACAGCGCCGTACGACCACCGAGCCGGGCCTCACTGGCGTCGCCGGATTCTGGATAGCCCCGGCGGCATGA
- a CDS encoding VOC family protein, whose protein sequence is MLTDSDIMGVLPAKDINRAKDFYRDKLGLEPAESPEDGSLVYRGGHGTGFLIYQTENAGTAKNTQMGWVTDNLEREVEELRGRGVVFEEYDQPGLKTENGIATSDWGKAAWFLDSEGNILNLSQRA, encoded by the coding sequence ATGCTCACCGATTCAGACATCATGGGTGTTCTTCCCGCGAAGGACATCAACCGGGCGAAGGACTTCTACCGGGACAAGCTGGGGCTGGAACCTGCCGAGTCCCCGGAGGACGGCAGCCTGGTGTACCGCGGCGGCCACGGAACGGGCTTCCTCATCTACCAGACAGAGAATGCGGGGACCGCGAAGAACACCCAGATGGGGTGGGTCACGGACAACCTGGAACGCGAGGTGGAGGAGCTGCGGGGCCGCGGCGTCGTCTTTGAAGAGTACGACCAGCCCGGGTTGAAGACGGAGAACGGCATTGCCACCAGCGACTGGGGGAAGGCCGCCTGGTTCCTGGACAGCGAAGGGAACATTCTCAACCTCTCCCAGCGCGCGTAA
- a CDS encoding GYD domain-containing protein translates to MTKYLFEANYVGEGIKGLMREGGSKRRDTVVDALKSIGGSLESFYFAFGDTDVLGVFDIPDQANAAALSLTINSTGAVNLRLKPLMTPEDIDEAAKKTPSYRAPGQ, encoded by the coding sequence ATGACCAAGTATCTGTTTGAAGCCAATTATGTCGGTGAAGGAATCAAGGGGCTGATGCGGGAAGGCGGCTCCAAGCGGCGTGACACGGTGGTGGACGCCCTCAAATCCATTGGAGGATCGCTGGAGAGCTTCTACTTCGCTTTCGGGGACACCGACGTCCTGGGCGTCTTTGATATCCCGGATCAGGCCAACGCCGCGGCACTTTCGCTGACGATCAATTCGACGGGCGCCGTGAATCTGCGCCTGAAGCCGCTCATGACGCCGGAAGACATCGACGAGGCGGCCAAGAAGACACCGTCCTACCGCGCCCCCGGCCAGTAG
- a CDS encoding MFS transporter has product MTERNLQQRRLRLSDINVVDHRTLRKALGGTIVGNTMEWYDVGVFGYLITTMGPVFLPEADRAVQNLFLLGTFGATFIARPLGGIFFGWLGDKIGRQKVLAMTLLLMAGATFVVGLLPGYAVLGIWAAVLLVVTKLIQGFSTGGEYSGATTFVCEHAPDHRRGFFVSFLDMGSYLGFALGAGMVSALQLILGQDQMEAWGWRIPFLVAGPLGAVAIYFRMKIEESPAFKATQEAEAVAVKHHETGDELRPVGPVGIFKDHWRHIVLAMILVAAGNTVGYALTSYMPTYLTTNKGYDEIHGTLLTVPVLVVMSLCIPLTGRLSDRIGRRPVLWIGALSTVVLALPAFLLISVGTVPATLAGLAMVAFPVAFFVAILASALPALFPTAHRYSAMGIAYNFAVAIFGGTAPFIIAALIQATGNDLMPAFYLMATSAIAAVAIYFLPESAKRHLPGSMPSVDSDEAAQELVATQDRNPLLEMDTLPFDSSYEAAQAAHGDRPNKPTVM; this is encoded by the coding sequence ATGACAGAGCGCAATCTGCAGCAGCGGCGGCTGCGTTTGTCCGACATCAACGTCGTCGACCACCGAACGCTGCGGAAAGCGCTGGGCGGCACCATCGTGGGCAACACCATGGAGTGGTACGACGTCGGCGTGTTCGGCTACCTGATCACCACCATGGGCCCGGTGTTCCTGCCCGAGGCGGACAGGGCAGTGCAGAACCTCTTCCTGCTGGGAACGTTCGGCGCCACGTTCATCGCCCGCCCTTTGGGGGGCATCTTCTTCGGCTGGCTCGGCGACAAGATCGGCCGCCAGAAGGTCCTGGCCATGACCCTGCTGCTGATGGCCGGGGCCACATTCGTCGTCGGCCTGCTACCCGGATACGCCGTGCTGGGCATCTGGGCCGCGGTACTGCTGGTGGTCACCAAGCTGATCCAGGGCTTCTCCACCGGCGGCGAGTACTCCGGCGCCACCACGTTCGTGTGCGAGCACGCGCCGGACCACCGGCGCGGCTTCTTTGTCAGTTTCCTGGACATGGGCAGCTACCTCGGCTTCGCGCTGGGGGCCGGGATGGTGTCCGCCCTCCAGCTGATCCTGGGCCAGGACCAGATGGAGGCCTGGGGCTGGCGCATTCCCTTCCTCGTCGCAGGTCCGCTCGGCGCCGTCGCCATCTACTTCCGGATGAAGATCGAGGAGTCGCCCGCCTTCAAGGCCACCCAGGAGGCGGAGGCCGTGGCCGTGAAACACCACGAGACCGGGGACGAGCTCCGACCCGTGGGCCCGGTGGGGATCTTCAAAGACCACTGGCGCCACATCGTGCTGGCCATGATCCTCGTGGCCGCCGGCAACACCGTCGGCTACGCGCTCACCTCCTACATGCCCACCTACCTGACCACCAACAAGGGATACGACGAGATCCACGGGACACTGCTAACCGTTCCGGTGCTGGTCGTCATGTCCCTATGCATCCCCTTGACCGGGCGCCTCTCGGACAGGATCGGCCGCCGCCCCGTGCTCTGGATCGGGGCCCTCAGCACGGTGGTGCTGGCACTTCCCGCGTTCCTGCTGATCTCGGTTGGCACCGTTCCCGCCACGCTCGCCGGCCTGGCCATGGTCGCGTTTCCGGTGGCGTTCTTCGTCGCCATTCTCGCGTCGGCGCTCCCGGCGCTGTTCCCCACGGCCCACCGCTACTCCGCCATGGGCATCGCCTACAACTTCGCCGTGGCGATCTTCGGCGGCACCGCCCCATTCATCATCGCCGCGCTCATCCAGGCAACAGGCAACGACCTGATGCCGGCGTTCTACCTCATGGCGACGTCGGCCATCGCCGCGGTTGCCATCTACTTCCTGCCCGAATCTGCAAAGCGGCACCTGCCGGGCTCCATGCCCAGCGTGGACTCGGACGAAGCCGCCCAGGAACTGGTTGCGACGCAGGACCGGAACCCGCTGCTGGAGATGGATACGCTCCCGTTCGACAGCAGCTACGAGGCCGCGCAGGCGGCGCATGGGGACCGTCCCAACAAGCCGACGGTGATGTGA
- a CDS encoding metal-dependent hydrolase yields MPLPTTDTTVTYPDGATTSTGTVLHVEPLSDGRSAVLLDTTAFHPVDTAWPDQPADRGTITTTAGTQPVVDGLTGGIRDGELHLGADLPVRTGTEGWTFVVAHIIAGPPPAVGESAQIDVDQNYRAALSAAHTACHLAALALDSALSTAWSKPAPTDALGNPAFDALAIQRSRIDAHRSTDIYRIGKSLRRKGFAPTSLDNLSAVAERVNAQLTQWIKAGGAVRIERDDPALSARRTWVCELANGRTNIPCGGTHIHDLAELSDINTSLITAEIDGGLELTMETVSATS; encoded by the coding sequence ATGCCCCTGCCCACGACGGACACGACTGTCACGTACCCGGACGGTGCGACCACCTCGACCGGAACCGTGCTGCACGTTGAGCCTCTCTCCGATGGACGATCCGCGGTCCTCCTCGACACAACGGCATTCCATCCGGTCGACACGGCATGGCCTGACCAGCCCGCCGACCGAGGCACGATCACCACCACAGCAGGCACACAACCGGTCGTCGATGGCCTCACCGGTGGCATCCGGGACGGCGAACTCCACCTTGGCGCGGACTTGCCCGTGCGAACAGGAACCGAAGGATGGACCTTCGTGGTCGCCCACATCATCGCAGGCCCACCACCTGCGGTCGGCGAGTCCGCACAGATAGACGTCGACCAGAACTACCGCGCGGCCCTCTCCGCGGCACACACCGCCTGCCACCTCGCCGCGCTTGCCCTCGACTCCGCACTGTCAACAGCATGGAGCAAGCCCGCACCCACAGACGCCCTGGGAAACCCCGCCTTCGACGCACTGGCCATCCAGCGTTCGCGCATCGACGCCCACCGATCCACGGATATCTACCGCATCGGAAAATCTCTCCGCCGCAAGGGATTCGCTCCCACCTCACTCGATAACCTCTCCGCCGTCGCTGAACGCGTCAACGCCCAGCTCACGCAGTGGATCAAGGCCGGCGGAGCCGTGCGGATCGAACGAGACGATCCTGCTCTTTCTGCCCGCCGCACCTGGGTCTGCGAACTCGCCAACGGACGCACCAACATCCCCTGCGGCGGCACCCACATCCACGACCTGGCCGAACTCTCCGACATCAACACATCGCTTATCACAGCCGAAATCGACGGCGGACTCGAACTGACCATGGAAACGGTTTCCGCCACGTCCTGA
- a CDS encoding EamA family transporter, with protein sequence MRLRSALNVPVPPWGLAVTAILSVQLGSALSVDLIETVGPAGTAWLRLSMGAVILVLIARPPLRSVRRGDVLPLLGLGITTGLVTIGFLAAIEHIPLGTAVAIEFLGPLTVAAVRSHNRKALIWPAVALLGVVLLTEPWQGDFNLTGVTFAALAAIGWAAYILLTQRIGDRFTGIGALSMTVPIAAATAAVVGIPQAAGHLTFGILAAAAGLAILLPVLPFALEMLALRRMTPTAFGTLMALEPALGVLLGLLILHQQPSLIQALGILLVVLAGAAAQRGGHRRPAHPEQNPSPADLDFVG encoded by the coding sequence ATGCGCCTGCGTAGCGCTTTGAACGTCCCGGTCCCGCCGTGGGGACTGGCCGTAACGGCGATCCTGTCAGTTCAGTTGGGGTCTGCCCTGTCGGTGGATCTGATTGAGACCGTGGGCCCGGCCGGAACAGCCTGGCTCAGGCTCAGCATGGGAGCCGTCATCCTGGTGTTGATTGCCCGCCCGCCGCTGCGCTCCGTCCGCCGCGGCGACGTGCTCCCGCTGCTCGGTCTGGGCATCACCACGGGGCTGGTGACGATCGGGTTCCTCGCCGCAATCGAGCACATACCGCTCGGCACCGCCGTCGCGATCGAGTTCCTGGGACCCCTGACGGTGGCCGCGGTGCGCAGCCACAACAGGAAGGCCCTCATCTGGCCGGCTGTGGCACTGCTCGGCGTCGTTCTGCTCACCGAACCGTGGCAGGGCGACTTCAACCTGACCGGCGTCACCTTCGCCGCGCTGGCAGCAATCGGCTGGGCCGCCTACATCCTGCTCACCCAGCGAATCGGGGACCGTTTCACCGGAATCGGGGCGCTCTCAATGACTGTGCCGATCGCTGCGGCCACGGCGGCCGTCGTCGGCATTCCGCAAGCCGCCGGCCACCTCACCTTCGGGATCCTGGCCGCCGCGGCCGGGCTCGCTATCCTGTTGCCCGTGCTGCCGTTCGCGCTGGAAATGCTCGCCCTGCGCAGGATGACGCCCACAGCGTTCGGCACCCTGATGGCCCTCGAGCCAGCCCTCGGGGTCCTCCTCGGACTGCTCATCCTGCACCAGCAGCCTTCTCTCATCCAGGCCCTGGGAATCCTGCTCGTCGTCCTCGCCGGCGCCGCGGCGCAGAGGGGCGGACACCGCCGACCGGCACACCCGGAGCAGAACCCCAGCCCTGCGGATCTCGACTTCGTCGGCTAA
- a CDS encoding XRE family transcriptional regulator, whose protein sequence is MDKSTSALAVAIGGRVRQERQSRGWTLDQLAEAAGVSRRMVVNVEQGATNPSVGTLLRISDALGIGLPALVELPRRRPVTVTRRGEGAALWSSDAGGRGVLVAGTETPDVVELWDWTMVPGDTHGSEAHSPGTKELLQVQEGSISVVVAGEVFVLEAGDAVSFPGDVEHSYGAVGKAPARFSLAVFEPGVGSGHRPEATDA, encoded by the coding sequence ATGGATAAGAGTACATCTGCCCTCGCGGTAGCGATTGGCGGCCGGGTGCGGCAGGAGCGGCAGTCGCGGGGGTGGACGCTTGATCAGTTGGCGGAGGCCGCAGGTGTGAGCCGCCGCATGGTGGTCAACGTCGAGCAGGGCGCAACGAATCCCAGCGTGGGGACGCTCCTGAGAATCAGTGACGCTCTGGGGATTGGACTGCCCGCGTTGGTTGAACTCCCGCGCCGCAGGCCAGTGACGGTCACCCGCCGCGGTGAGGGTGCAGCATTGTGGAGTTCGGACGCCGGTGGCCGCGGCGTGCTGGTGGCCGGGACAGAGACGCCCGATGTGGTTGAACTTTGGGACTGGACGATGGTCCCTGGGGATACGCACGGGAGCGAAGCGCATTCACCGGGGACCAAGGAGCTGCTGCAGGTCCAGGAGGGATCCATCTCCGTTGTGGTTGCCGGTGAGGTGTTCGTCCTCGAGGCCGGAGACGCTGTGTCCTTTCCCGGCGACGTGGAGCATTCGTACGGCGCAGTGGGCAAGGCACCGGCCCGTTTCTCCCTGGCGGTCTTTGAACCGGGCGTGGGATCCGGACACCGGCCGGAGGCGACCGATGCGTGA
- a CDS encoding excalibur calcium-binding domain-containing protein, with product MKKTLTLIVLTGLMLTGCGGQQAEKQAAPQPTETASAAPETVTVPGVMSLTLDKATDQLEGLGFEVESVDILDGKSIILKKNWQVMSQDAAGGAQVAKGSTVHLGVKSLEKLAAEKAAADKAAADKAAAAKAAAAKVAADKKAAADKAAADKKAAADKAAADKAAADKAAADAAAAKLAEQAAAVPAPVQNVPAAPVAPAAPPAAAYYANCAAARAAGAAPLYSGQAGYRAGLDRDHDGVACE from the coding sequence GACCGGGTGCGGTGGCCAGCAGGCGGAGAAGCAGGCGGCACCGCAGCCAACAGAGACTGCATCGGCTGCTCCAGAGACGGTCACGGTTCCAGGCGTGATGAGCCTGACCCTGGATAAGGCCACGGATCAATTGGAAGGTCTCGGGTTCGAGGTTGAGTCCGTGGACATCCTGGACGGAAAGTCGATCATCCTGAAGAAGAACTGGCAGGTGATGTCTCAAGACGCCGCGGGAGGTGCACAAGTGGCAAAGGGGTCCACCGTCCACCTCGGCGTCAAGTCCCTGGAAAAACTGGCGGCGGAAAAGGCGGCCGCCGACAAGGCAGCGGCTGACAAAGCAGCGGCGGCGAAGGCCGCGGCGGCCAAGGTAGCAGCAGACAAGAAAGCTGCTGCGGACAAGGCAGCTGCAGACAAGAAGGCTGCGGCGGACAAGGCAGCGGCTGACAAAGCTGCGGCAGACAAGGCAGCAGCAGATGCGGCTGCTGCCAAACTGGCCGAACAGGCAGCTGCGGTGCCGGCGCCTGTACAGAATGTGCCTGCCGCTCCTGTTGCACCGGCCGCGCCGCCGGCGGCTGCTTACTACGCCAATTGCGCTGCCGCCCGGGCTGCAGGTGCCGCACCGCTGTATTCGGGCCAGGCAGGCTACAGGGCCGGCCTTGATCGCGATCACGATGGCGTGGCCTGCGAGTAG